In the genome of Myxococcus stipitatus, one region contains:
- a CDS encoding beta-ketoacyl synthase N-terminal-like domain-containing protein: MRRVGIFGWGVVAPRSRNIEAFERNLASSESWLSPFNGFGPDNFLVGTPDFDLAEYKPWIDARFPANRFSQLERKMGQPTQFAIGAFIQSLAQNPGIEQELQALGPRAHVYVGTGLGDLPTVQAISLDLYRAQRRWNRFWAAPERNAVLRQWLETREPVAGLPPEPSTVDEGIRDEAEDAWWAYWTGRSTELREYLAELRDIEAIGVPDGADVESAKLAVIKEKRTRNARLQKKWSSPEPPWNAVSSNVLWNIHNTPASQISMLGRITGMTFAPVAACSSFGYGLKLAMNAIQLGEAKAVVMGMTDAAPNPLVVGGFYNARVISADAAISKPLTALRGTHIAGGSVVWVMGDYDYFVSKGFKPLGMEPVSVGVTADADHIITPSKEGPTLAIREALSAAGCTPSDVGSWDLHATATPGDYLEVQNLRDVMPESVLITARKGTFGHGMSAGGGWELTAQYLGYERGGVFPTPLKRTELNQQISRVHERFVFDEAVATPAGCAGKLSMGVGGINACVISRPWKK, from the coding sequence GTGCGCAGAGTTGGTATCTTCGGCTGGGGCGTCGTCGCCCCCCGGTCCAGGAACATTGAGGCGTTCGAGAGGAACCTCGCATCCTCCGAAAGCTGGCTGTCCCCCTTCAACGGCTTCGGGCCCGACAACTTCCTGGTCGGCACACCGGACTTCGACCTGGCGGAGTACAAGCCTTGGATTGATGCGCGCTTCCCCGCCAACCGCTTCTCGCAGCTGGAGCGGAAGATGGGGCAGCCGACGCAGTTCGCCATCGGCGCGTTCATCCAATCGCTGGCGCAGAACCCGGGCATCGAGCAGGAGCTGCAGGCCCTGGGGCCTCGTGCCCACGTCTACGTGGGAACGGGCCTGGGCGACCTGCCCACCGTCCAGGCCATCTCCCTGGACCTGTACCGCGCGCAGCGGCGGTGGAACCGCTTCTGGGCCGCGCCCGAGCGCAACGCCGTGCTGCGCCAGTGGCTGGAGACGCGCGAGCCAGTGGCCGGCCTGCCGCCGGAGCCCTCCACCGTCGACGAGGGCATCCGCGACGAGGCCGAGGACGCCTGGTGGGCGTACTGGACGGGCCGCTCCACGGAGCTGCGCGAGTACCTGGCGGAGCTGCGGGACATCGAGGCCATCGGCGTGCCGGATGGCGCCGACGTCGAGTCCGCCAAGCTGGCCGTCATCAAGGAGAAGCGCACCCGCAACGCCCGGCTGCAGAAGAAGTGGAGCTCGCCGGAGCCGCCGTGGAACGCGGTGTCCTCCAACGTGCTGTGGAACATCCACAACACGCCCGCCTCGCAGATTTCGATGCTGGGCCGCATCACCGGAATGACGTTCGCGCCGGTGGCCGCGTGCTCGTCGTTCGGCTACGGGCTCAAGCTGGCGATGAACGCCATCCAGCTGGGCGAGGCCAAGGCCGTGGTGATGGGCATGACGGACGCGGCGCCCAACCCGCTGGTGGTGGGCGGCTTCTACAACGCCCGCGTCATCTCCGCGGACGCCGCCATCTCCAAGCCGCTCACCGCGCTGCGCGGCACGCACATCGCGGGAGGCTCCGTGGTGTGGGTGATGGGCGACTACGACTACTTCGTGTCCAAGGGCTTCAAGCCGCTGGGCATGGAGCCCGTGTCCGTGGGTGTCACCGCGGACGCCGACCACATCATCACCCCGTCGAAGGAAGGCCCCACGCTGGCCATCCGCGAGGCGCTGTCCGCCGCGGGCTGTACCCCCTCCGACGTCGGGAGCTGGGATTTGCACGCCACGGCCACGCCGGGCGACTACCTGGAAGTGCAGAACCTGCGCGACGTGATGCCGGAGTCGGTGCTCATCACCGCGCGCAAGGGCACCTTCGGCCACGGCATGTCCGCGGGCGGCGGCTGGGAGCTGACGGCGCAGTACCTGGGCTATGAGCGCGGCGGCGTGTTCCCCACCCCGCTGAAGCGCACGGAGCTCAACCAGCAGATCTCCCGCGTGCACGAGCGCTTCGTCTTCGACGAGGCCGTGGCCACGCCCGCCGGCTGCGCGGGCAAGCTGTCCATGGGCGTGGGCGGCATCAACGCGTGCGTCATCTCCCGCCCCTGGAAGAAGTAG